The genomic stretch CACTTGTGAGCCTTCTTTACAGAGGAGCGAGCTATTCAGGCCAGCTTCAATGGCGCGTGATGTACAGTTTGCTTCGTTGAAATCACTGGAAGTTTGGATACTCCTTAAGGCCTTAAGCAGCAATAGCAACGCGTCCGATACATTGTTGGTATCCTTTAAGTGCGGTTGATACCGAAGTAACGCCAACTCTGCGAGGCTGGCTACACTGTCAGGGTCCCCGGTACACCACACCGGCACACACGGTACAATAACCAAAATCCACATAAACACTACCACTCCAGAGGAAAGTTGAGAGCATAGCGAAGTTCTAGCTGTCACTTTATGCGCGTGTTTATTCATATTCAATTGCGCAGACTAAGGTTTCAACGCACGTCACTGCGGATTTGTTGTATCACGTTGGTTTCTCACGTTGCGTATTTGTGTCCACAGTCGGTGAGGTGTCATTCTTTCGCACTGAACGCAGCATCGGACAGCTGGAAGCCTGGATAACAGCACACATACAACATACGCGCACACGCACAGACCTTTGAATGATAACCGCGGCAAAAAAGATTGCCGGCAAACACACCGACGTGGGCCGGAAAATGATCGGGGCGACATCGTGCGTGCTACCGTGgaaacagtgcagcagcagtGCAGGTTTCCGGGCGCGTAGTGTGGTCTATATACCATCGCCATCCATCCGTAACGGAGAACGGTATCAAATATCAAACAATCTATAGCATTGAATGCCCATGAAAAGCCGATACCCTCGCACTACTTTTGTTTTCGGCGCATCTTATCTCTGGTTTTCATGTGTTTTCATGTGGTTATTCTAGTTCCTTTGAGGTGCGTGACGTAGGCTCACAGCACGGCTCCTGCGATATTCATTCAAAGTGCTTGTTCATAATGCTTCACACTATTTTGCTTCCTTTGTACTTGTTAGGTTTTACACATTTTCATACCTACCTTTGAGGCAGTGTAAAACTCTCTTCAATCAGTAGACCAGTGCCCACCGTTGAAAAGTAATCCGCGCGCAAGCAAAGGAGGAGAAAAacgtgaaggaaagacgcataTGGATGGTGGTAGAATTAGCGCTATCTCCTAAACTTCAATGGCAGCGTGCATGTTTCTGATTTCGCGCACGACGTAGTGTGTCGCATTACGATAACAACATCACCTGCTTCGTGATCATGTCGCGTCTTTTGCGTCATTTGTCGATTCTTGTTCCAAAACCACGAATTTCTGCTCGTGAGCTGTGTTCAATTCCCTCTAAGCTTCTTGGAGAAGATGCTGTCGAGCAAGCTGaagaacagcagcagcagctccGTCCTCTGTATATGGACGTTCAGGCCACCACGCCGCTGGACCCGCGTGTTCTTGACGCAATGCTCCCGTACCTGATCACGAACTTCGGTAACCCACATTCGCGCACACATGCTTACGGCTGGGAAAGTGAAGCTGCCATGGAGAAAGCGCGTTGCCAAGTCGCCGACATCATCGGTGCCCAACCGAAAGAAATAATTTTCACCAGCGGTGCTACAGAATCAAACAATATTTGCATAAAAGGTGTGGCACGCTTTTACGCcgagaaaaagaaacacgttGTCACCACCCAAACTGAGCACAAGTGCGTTCTAGACTCGTGTCGCGCACTGGAAGCTGAGGGCTTCGAGATCACCTACTTACCGGTTCAGAAGAACGGTCTTGTCGACCTCAATGAACTTGAGGCCGCTCTCCGACCAGACACTGTGCTCGTATCAGTCATGGCAATTAACAACGAAATTGGGGTCATCCAGCCTATAGCGGCCATTGGTAATTTATGCCGCGAACGCCGCATTTTCTTCCACACAGACGCTGCGCAAGCTGTGGGCAAGATACCGCTCAGCGTGGACGACATGAAGATCGACCTCATGTCCATCAGTGGACATAAACTATACGGACCCAAAGGTGTTGGAGCTCTCTACCTGCGCAGGAGACCCAGGGTTCGAGTGGAAGCTCTTCAAAGTGGAGGAGGCCAAGAGCGTGGTATACGCAGTGGGACGGTACCCACACCACTGGTAGTCGGTCTGGGTGCTGCCTGCGAATTAGCCGCACGTGAGATGGCCTACGATCACAGGCACGTAGCGCGTCTCGCAGACCTCCTGGTTTCGCTCATAACCAGAGAACTGACTCACGTGGTGCGCAATGGCGATCCACACGAGACCTACCCGGGCTGCGTCAACCTCTCGTTTTCAACTGTTGAAGGTGAAAGTCTGCTAATGGCACTCAAGGATGTGGCTCTGTCGTCGGGGTCAGCGTGCACGTCTGCTTCCTTGGAGCCATCCTACGTCCTGCGGGCCATCGGGGCTGACGAGGATCTAGCTCACTCGTCGATCCGCTTCGGGCTCGGACGTTTCACCTCGGAAGAGGAAGTGGTGTACACCGCTCGCAAGTGTGTGGAAGAAGTACGGAAGTTGAGAGAGATGAGTCCATTGTGGGAGATGCTTCAAGACGGAATCGACATCAAGTCAATCCAATGGACGCAGCACTGAGCTGGAGATCGGAGATCATAGACTGTACATACAGACACGATGAAAGCTGTCATGGAAGAGGAACGGAAGCTGCTCGCCCATCCTTCTTTGCGTAGTGTGGCCTTGGGGGTCCTTGTAAGAGACAGAAATGCATCCGCTTGACTTTGATTACAAATTCGAGTCAGAATGGACGTGCAATAGGCTCGTAATAGGTGGAGCGCATGCGGTAATAAAAAATATTCGACGTTCCTTTTAGAAAGGTCAAAATTATTATGTGCTGCTTTAACATAAAATGTTGTATGTCAAAGATGATGAAAGGCAGATTCACACTGCTGTGTTTCAATACATGCAGTAGCGTATGGCGCGAGGTGGACCATTGTTGCTGTACAACTGCACTTGTCTTGACCATTGTCCAAGACATGACACGCACACAGCCACGGAAACAGTACTCTatttgtgaaagaaaaagatgaCACGCTGTCTTGCCTCTGAAGTATGTTGCAGGACTTGGTAACAGCAGTAGCACCTCGTAGGTAGTCCCAAATGACACCTAATTGCGCCCCTGAGTATATGGGGATGGCACCCGGTGAGATATGTAGACCACGTGACTGTGAGTGGTGCAGCACATCTGTACATTTCAGCTGTATACAGTTGGTACCAAGCAGTGTGCTACTACCTTCAACCTCTGTTGCAGTACCCACAAACAAAAGCAGCCTCACATAACAGTGTGGCGGAATGTCAAGTGTCTTGATCACACCGATATCTGCAAACACACTCATCAAAGCAAAGCAGCTTGTGAATGTATAACATATATACGA from Ornithodoros turicata isolate Travis chromosome 4, ASM3712646v1, whole genome shotgun sequence encodes the following:
- the LOC135392832 gene encoding cysteine desulfurase-like codes for the protein MSRLLRHLSILVPKPRISARELCSIPSKLLGEDAVEQAEEQQQQLRPLYMDVQATTPLDPRVLDAMLPYLITNFGNPHSRTHAYGWESEAAMEKARCQVADIIGAQPKEIIFTSGATESNNICIKGVARFYAEKKKHVVTTQTEHKCVLDSCRALEAEGFEITYLPVQKNGLVDLNELEAALRPDTVLVSVMAINNEIGVIQPIAAIGNLCRERRIFFHTDAAQAVGKIPLSVDDMKIDLMSISGHKLYGPKGVGALYLRRRPRVRVEALQSGGGQERGIRSGTVPTPLVVGLGAACELAAREMAYDHRHVARLADLLVSLITRELTHVVRNGDPHETYPGCVNLSFSTVEGESLLMALKDVALSSGSACTSASLEPSYVLRAIGADEDLAHSSIRFGLGRFTSEEEVVYTARKCVEEVRKLREMSPLWEMLQDGIDIKSIQWTQH